From one Pseudomonas sp. B21-048 genomic stretch:
- a CDS encoding SDR family NAD(P)-dependent oxidoreductase — protein MTCKQSPIRSGFGTVTTASELLEGCDLSNTTVIVTGGHSGLGLETTRALTKAGARVVVAARDVEAARAKTSGIANVEIERLDLSDLTSVRDFAQRFLASDRHIDILIGSAGIMACPETRVGAGWEAQFATNHLGHYALVNLLWPALKGRARVVVVSSAGHHQSGIRWNDVQFTQGYDKWLAYGQSKTANALFAVHLDRLGQHEGVRAFSLHPGKILTPLQRHLAQDEMIAAGWLDVNGHLADPTFKTTQQGAATQVWAATSAQLNGMGGLYCEDCEIASLDASEPPSFVGVRPYAVDPDQAERLWALSAQLTGIDAFERK, from the coding sequence ATGACCTGCAAACAGTCTCCCATCCGCTCCGGTTTCGGAACGGTAACCACCGCATCAGAGCTACTTGAAGGGTGCGATCTGTCCAACACCACTGTCATCGTCACCGGGGGGCACTCCGGCCTGGGTCTGGAGACGACAAGAGCACTGACGAAGGCAGGCGCGCGTGTCGTTGTCGCAGCGCGTGATGTAGAAGCTGCTCGCGCAAAGACTAGCGGAATCGCCAATGTGGAAATCGAGCGACTGGATCTTTCCGATCTGACCAGCGTGCGCGACTTCGCTCAGCGTTTCTTGGCAAGCGACCGACACATCGACATCCTGATCGGCAGCGCGGGAATCATGGCTTGCCCGGAAACCCGCGTAGGGGCGGGTTGGGAGGCACAGTTCGCCACCAATCATCTGGGGCACTACGCCCTCGTGAATTTGCTATGGCCTGCGCTCAAAGGGCGAGCAAGGGTGGTTGTGGTGTCATCGGCTGGGCATCATCAATCGGGTATCCGCTGGAACGATGTGCAATTCACGCAGGGCTACGACAAGTGGTTGGCATATGGGCAGTCGAAGACGGCCAATGCACTGTTTGCTGTCCACCTTGATCGGCTTGGTCAGCACGAGGGCGTCCGGGCTTTCTCCCTTCACCCAGGCAAGATTCTCACTCCGCTCCAGCGTCATCTGGCGCAGGATGAAATGATTGCCGCCGGCTGGCTAGACGTCAACGGCCACCTTGCCGATCCGACTTTCAAGACGACGCAGCAAGGCGCGGCGACTCAAGTTTGGGCCGCAACATCTGCGCAGTTGAATGGCATGGGAGGCTTATATTGTGAGGACTGTGAGATCGCTTCACTGGACGCAAGCGAACCACCATCCTTTGTCGGCGTCCGGCCTTATGCCGTCGACCCTGATCAAGCCGAACGTCTTTGGGCACTATCCGCTCAACTTACAGGGATTGACGCTTTTGAAAGGAAATGA
- a CDS encoding AraC family transcriptional regulator produces MDPLSEALSLLSTHSSFFAGLKAGGDWAIDFPPPDGIKFNAILEGTCWLVVEGVEQPIRLTAGDCFLLARKRAFSLRSDLAFPAIHSDAIYRHAVNGIARCGTADAFFLIGGRFDFGEESRLLFDGLPPVAVIKSGSDQASVLNWALQRIAHELTYPSLGNSIVVQYLGHIMLVQVLRIYLIQEGNSAPSWLLAISDPRIGAAIQAIHADPARSWTVENLAKIAGVSRSTFALRFKQKSGVTPLDYVLRWRMQLATKLLKTNHTTISSIAQKLGYDSDSAFSHAFKRIMTCSPREYRERVTPISQ; encoded by the coding sequence ATGGATCCCCTGTCCGAAGCTCTCTCGCTCCTGAGCACTCATAGCTCCTTTTTTGCAGGTCTGAAGGCTGGTGGAGACTGGGCCATCGACTTTCCGCCACCCGACGGCATCAAGTTCAATGCAATCCTTGAAGGGACTTGTTGGCTCGTGGTGGAAGGCGTGGAGCAACCTATCCGATTGACGGCCGGAGATTGCTTTCTTTTGGCGCGAAAGCGGGCGTTTTCACTCCGCAGCGACTTAGCATTTCCGGCCATCCATTCGGATGCGATTTATCGCCATGCCGTCAATGGCATCGCCCGTTGTGGGACAGCCGATGCGTTTTTCCTGATCGGGGGACGTTTTGACTTCGGTGAGGAATCGCGCCTTCTATTTGACGGATTGCCTCCCGTCGCAGTCATCAAAAGTGGTTCGGATCAAGCATCCGTGCTGAATTGGGCCTTGCAGCGCATTGCTCATGAACTCACCTATCCGTCTCTTGGCAACTCGATTGTGGTTCAGTATCTCGGCCACATCATGCTGGTGCAGGTTTTACGAATTTATTTGATCCAAGAAGGAAATAGCGCACCGAGCTGGCTGCTTGCTATATCCGATCCACGTATCGGGGCAGCCATTCAAGCCATTCATGCCGATCCTGCGCGTTCTTGGACGGTCGAGAACCTTGCCAAAATCGCGGGTGTTTCTCGCTCGACCTTCGCTTTGCGGTTCAAGCAAAAATCTGGTGTCACCCCCTTAGACTATGTCTTGCGCTGGCGGATGCAATTAGCTACGAAATTGTTGAAAACAAACCACACTACCATTTCGTCCATAGCACAAAAGCTGGGCTATGACTCCGACAGTGCTTTTAGCCACGCTTTCAAGCGCATCATGACGTGTTCGCCTCGTGAATACAGAGAGAGAGTGACACCCATATCCCAGTAA
- a CDS encoding muconolactone Delta-isomerase family protein, whose translation MQFITLSRRVSERFSDADFAPHLEAEAQRARALYLEGFIRNIWHRGDMGGACLLVEAENETAVREKLATLPLVNSGMLEITSVVPLKPYGGFGPRIQ comes from the coding sequence ATGCAGTTCATCACACTTTCGCGTCGAGTCTCAGAGCGGTTTTCCGATGCGGATTTTGCGCCTCATCTCGAAGCCGAAGCTCAGCGTGCCAGGGCTCTCTATCTGGAGGGATTTATCCGCAACATCTGGCACCGTGGTGACATGGGTGGCGCCTGCCTACTGGTTGAAGCCGAAAACGAGACAGCCGTTCGGGAAAAGCTGGCAACGCTGCCACTGGTAAATTCCGGGATGCTGGAAATCACTTCTGTTGTACCGTTGAAACCTTATGGTGGATTTGGCCCAAGAATCCAGTAA
- a CDS encoding DUF1330 domain-containing protein, which yields MKMTKSSLHRKIASGVLAFVTLTSLAASLASGQTQPEMASPNKPGYAVFFIQVNNPDAYTEYASLVLPSLKPYQGRVISAVSRNDMRQIEGVPSLDRAAIIEFPSLDIAEEWYKSSTYTRATAIRNKAGVSQVVLMRGR from the coding sequence ATGAAAATGACTAAGTCGAGTCTCCATCGTAAGATCGCCAGCGGAGTTCTAGCGTTTGTCACTTTGACATCTCTTGCGGCTAGCCTTGCGTCGGGACAGACGCAACCCGAAATGGCCAGCCCCAACAAGCCTGGATATGCGGTGTTCTTTATTCAGGTAAACAATCCAGATGCGTATACGGAGTACGCATCCTTAGTCCTTCCGTCTCTAAAGCCATATCAAGGTCGCGTGATATCTGCGGTTAGTCGAAATGATATGCGCCAAATTGAGGGCGTTCCGTCCTTGGATAGAGCTGCGATTATTGAATTTCCGTCCTTGGACATTGCGGAGGAATGGTACAAGTCCTCTACTTATACGCGCGCGACGGCTATTCGAAACAAGGCTGGAGTGAGCCAAGTTGTCCTGATGCGTGGGCGTTAA
- a CDS encoding GNAT family N-acetyltransferase: MEKIIRLANQTDISAIFDIRTSVQENHLSHDQLAEMGITPETIRQAILEAPCVWIAEVDGMPVGFSMADVEDGCVFAAFVLPEFEGHGLGRSLMGKAEGFLFQHHQTIWLETAEASRASGFYRNLGWQPVANLPEGDIRFEKCLK; the protein is encoded by the coding sequence ATGGAAAAAATCATCAGACTCGCCAATCAAACCGATATCAGCGCCATTTTTGATATTCGAACCAGCGTTCAGGAAAACCACCTGTCTCATGATCAGTTAGCGGAAATGGGCATTACTCCCGAAACTATAAGGCAGGCAATCCTAGAGGCTCCTTGCGTTTGGATCGCTGAGGTCGATGGTATGCCCGTAGGTTTTTCTATGGCTGATGTTGAGGATGGTTGCGTGTTTGCTGCTTTCGTTCTCCCTGAATTTGAAGGGCACGGTTTAGGGCGCAGCCTGATGGGTAAAGCAGAAGGTTTTCTATTTCAACACCACCAGACGATATGGCTAGAAACCGCTGAAGCAAGCCGCGCGAGTGGCTTTTATCGAAACCTCGGCTGGCAGCCCGTGGCGAACTTACCGGAAGGGGATATTCGCTTTGAAAAGTGCCTGAAATAA